From Symphalangus syndactylus isolate Jambi chromosome 17, NHGRI_mSymSyn1-v2.1_pri, whole genome shotgun sequence, one genomic window encodes:
- the CHRD gene encoding chordin isoform X2, which yields MPSLPAPPAPLLLLGLLLLGSWPARGAGPEPPALPIRSEKEPLPVRGAAGCSFGGKVYALDETWHPDLGEPFGVMRCVLCACEAPQWGRRTRVPGRVSCKNIKPECPTLACGQPRQLPGHCCQSCPQERSSSERQPSGLSFEYPRDPEHRSYSDRGEPGAEERARGDGHTDFVALLTGPRSQAVARARVSLLRSSLRFSISYRRLDRPTRVRFSDSNGSVLFEHPAAPTQDGLVCGVWRAVPRLSLRLLRAEQLHVALVTLTHPSGEVWGPLIRHRALAAETFSAILTLEGPPQQGIGGITLLTLSDTEDSLHFLLLFRGLLEPRSGGKWDGGKTCEKVRESTCLRKAHMCGLAGLTQVPLRLQILHQGQLLRELQANVSAQEPGFAEVLPNLTVQEMDWLVLGELQMALERAGRPGLRISGHIAARKSCDVLQSVLCGADALIPVQTGAAGSASLTLLGNGSLIYQVQVVGTSSEVVAMTLETKPQRRDQRTVLCHMAGLQPGGHTAVGICPGLGARGAHMLLQNELFLNVGTKDFPDGELRGHVAALPYSGHSARHDTLPVPLAGALVLPPVKSQAAGHAWLSLDTHCHLHYEVLLAGLGGSEQGTVTAHLLGPPGTPGPRRLLKGFYGSEAQGVVKDLEPELLRHLAKGMASLLITTKGSPRGELRGQVHIANQCEVGGLRLEAAGAEGVRAPGTPDTASAAPPVVPGLPALAPAKPGGPGRPRDPNTCFFEGQQRPHGARWAPNYDPLCSLCTCQRRTVICDPVVCPPPSCPHPVQAPDQCCPVCPEKQDVRDLPGLLRSRDPGEGCYFDGDRSWRAAGTRWHPVVPPFGLIKCAVCTCKGGTGEVHCEKVQCPRLACAQPVRVNPTDCCKQCPVGSGAHPQLGDPMQADGPRGCRFAGQWFPESQSWHPSVPPFGEMSCITCRCGAGVPHCERDDCSLPLSCGSGKESRCCSRCMAHQRPPETRTDPELEKEAEGS from the exons ATGCCGAGCCTCCCGGCCCCGCCGGCCCCGCTGCTGCTCCTCGGGCTGCTGCTGCTCGGCTCCTGGCCGGCCCGCGGCGCCGGCCCCGAGCCCCCCGCGCTGCCCATCCGTTCCGAGAAGGAGCCGCTGCCCGTTCGGGGAGCGGCAG GCTGCTCCTTCGGCGGGAAGGTCTATGCCTTGGACGAGACGTGGCACCCGGACCTGGGGGAGCCCTTCGGGGTGATGCGCTGCGTGCTGTGCGCCTGCGAGGCG CCTCAGTGGGGTCGCCGTACCAGGGTCCCTGGCAGGGTCAGCTGCAAGAACATCAAACCAGAGTGCCCAACCCTGGCCTGTGGGCAGCCGCGGCAGCTGCCAGGACACTGCTGCCAGTCCTGCCCCCAGG AGCGCAGCAGTTCGGAGCGGCAGCCGAGCGGCCTGTCCTTCGAGTATCCGCGGGACCCGGAGCATCGCAGTTATAGCGACCGCGGGGAGCCAGGCGCTGAGGAGCGGGCCCGTGGTGACGGCCACACGG ACTTCGTGGCGCTGCTGACAGGGCCGAGGTCGCAGGCGGTGGCACGAGCCCGAGTGTCGCTGCTGCGCTCTAGCCTCCGCTTCTCCATCTCCTACAGGCG GCTGGACCGCCCTACCAGGGTCCGCTTCTCAGACTCCAATGGCAGTGTCCTGTTTGAGCACCCTGCAGCCCCCACCCAAGATGGCCTG GTCTGTGGGGTGTGGCGGGCAGTGCCTCGGTTGTCTCTGCGGCTCCTTAGGGCAGAACAGCTGCATGTGGCACTTGTGACACTCACTCACCCTTCAGGGGAGGTCTGGGGGCCTCTCATCCGGCACCGGGCCCTGGCTGCAG AGACCTTCAGTGCCATCCTGACTCTAGAAGGCCCCCCACAGCAGGGCATAGGGGGCATCACCCTGCTCACTCTCAGTGACACAGAGGACTCCTTGCATTTTTTGCTGCTCTTCCGAGggctgctggaacccaggagtggGGGTAAGTGGGATGGGGGCAAAACATGTGAGAAGGTTAGGGAGAGCACCTGTCTCAGAAAGGCCCACATGTGCGGCCTTGCAGGACTAACCCAGGTTCCCTTGAGGCTCCAGATTCTACACCAGGGGCAGCTACTGCGAGAACTTCAGGCCAATGTCTCAGCCCAG GAACCAGGCTTTGCTGAGGTGCTGCCCAACCTGACAGTCCAGGAGATGGACTGGCTGGTGCTGGGGGAGCTGCAGATGGCCCTGGAGAGGGCAGGCAGGCCAGGGCTGCGCATCAGTGGACACATTGCTGCCAGGAAGAGCTGCGACG TCCTGCAAAGTGTCCTTTGTGGGGCTGATGCCCTGATCCCAGTCCAGACGGGTGCTGCCGGCTCGGCCAGCCTCACGCTGCTAGGAAATGGCTCCCTGATCTATCAG GTGCAAGTGGTAGGGACAAGCAGTGAGGTGGTAGCCATGACACTGGAGACCAAGCCTCAGCGGAGGGATCAGCGCACTGTCCTGTGCCACATGGCTGGACTCCAGCCAGGAGGACACACG gccGTGGGTATCTGCCCTGGGCTGGGTGCCCGAGGGGCTCATATGCTGCTGCAGAATGAGCTCTTCCTGAACGTGGGCACCAAGGACTTCCCAGACGGAGAGCTTCGGGGGCACGTGGCTGCCCTGCCCTACAGTGGGCATAGCGCGCGCCATGACA CACTGCCCGTGCCCCTAGCAGGAGCCTTGGTGCTACCCCCTGTGAAGAGCCAAGCAGCAGGGCACGCCTGGCTGTCCCTGGATACCCACTGTCACCTGCACTATGAAGTGCtgctggctgggcttggtggctcagaaCAAGGCACTGTCACTGCCCACCTCCTGGGGCCTCCTGGCACGCCAGGGCCTCGGCGGCTGCTGAAGGGATTCTATGGCTCAGAG gcccagggtgtggtgaAGGACCTGGAGCCGGAGCTGCTGCGGCACCTGGCAAAAGGCATGGCCTCCCTACTGATCACCACCAAGGGTAGCCCCAGAGGGGAGCTCCGAGGGCAG GTGCACATCGCCAACCAATGTGAGGTGGGCGGACTGCGCCTGGAGGCGGCCGGGGCCGAGGGGGTGCGGGCGCCAGGGACTCCAGATACAGCCTCTGCTGCGCCGCCTGTGGTGCCTGGTCTCCCGGCCCTAGCACCCGCCAAACCTGGTGGTCCTGGACGGCCCCGAGACCCCAATACATGCTTCTTCGAGGGGCAGCAGCGCCCCCACGGGGCTCGCTGGGCGCCCAACTACGACCCTCTCTGCTCCCTCTGCACCTGCCAG AGACGAACGGTGATCTGTGACCCGGTGGTGTGCCCACCGCCCAGCTGCCCACACCCGGTGCAGGCTCCCGACCAGTGCTGCCCTGTTTGCCCTG AGAAACAAGATGTCAGAGACCTGCCAGGGCTGCTGAGGAGCCGGGACCCAGGAGAGG GCTGCTATTTTGATGGTGACCGGAGCTGGCGGGCAGCGGGTACGCGGTGGCACCCCGTTGTGCCCCCCTTTGGCTTAATTAAGTGTGCTGTCTGCACCTGCAAG GGGGGCACTGGAGAGGTGCACTGTGAGAAGGTACAGTGTCCCCGGCTGgcctgtgcccagcctgtccGTGTCAACCCCACTGACTGCTGCAAACAGTGTCCAG TGGGGTCGGGGGCCCACCCCCAGCTGGGGGACCCCATGCAGGCTGATGGGCCCCGGGGCTGCCGTTTTGCTGGGCAGTGGTTCCCAGAGAGTCAGAGCTGGCACCCCTCAGTGCCCCCTTTTGGAGAGATGAGCTGTATCACCTGCCGATGTGGG GCAGGGGTGCCTCACTGTGAGCGGGATGACTGTTCACTGCCACTGTCCTGCGGCTCGGGGAAGGAGAGTCGATGCTGTTCCCGCTGCATGGCCCACCAGCGGC CCCCAGAGACCAGAACTGATCCAGAGCTGGAGAAAGAAGCCGAAGGCTCTTAG
- the CHRD gene encoding chordin isoform X1 produces MPSLPAPPAPLLLLGLLLLGSWPARGAGPEPPALPIRSEKEPLPVRGAAGCSFGGKVYALDETWHPDLGEPFGVMRCVLCACEAPQWGRRTRVPGRVSCKNIKPECPTLACGQPRQLPGHCCQSCPQERSSSERQPSGLSFEYPRDPEHRSYSDRGEPGAEERARGDGHTDFVALLTGPRSQAVARARVSLLRSSLRFSISYRRLDRPTRVRFSDSNGSVLFEHPAAPTQDGLVCGVWRAVPRLSLRLLRAEQLHVALVTLTHPSGEVWGPLIRHRALAAETFSAILTLEGPPQQGIGGITLLTLSDTEDSLHFLLLFRGLLEPRSGGKWDGGKTCEKVRESTCLRKAHMCGLAGLTQVPLRLQILHQGQLLRELQANVSAQEPGFAEVLPNLTVQEMDWLVLGELQMALERAGRPGLRISGHIAARKSCDVLQSVLCGADALIPVQTGAAGSASLTLLGNGSLIYQVQVVGTSSEVVAMTLETKPQRRDQRTVLCHMAGLQPGGHTAVGICPGLGARGAHMLLQNELFLNVGTKDFPDGELRGHVAALPYSGHSARHDTLPVPLAGALVLPPVKSQAAGHAWLSLDTHCHLHYEVLLAGLGGSEQGTVTAHLLGPPGTPGPRRLLKGFYGSEAQGVVKDLEPELLRHLAKGMASLLITTKGSPRGELRGQVHIANQCEVGGLRLEAAGAEGVRAPGTPDTASAAPPVVPGLPALAPAKPGGPGRPRDPNTCFFEGQQRPHGARWAPNYDPLCSLCTCQRRTVICDPVVCPPPSCPHPVQAPDQCCPVCPEKQDVRDLPGLLRSRDPGEGCYFDGDRSWRAAGTRWHPVVPPFGLIKCAVCTCKGGTGEVHCEKVQCPRLACAQPVRVNPTDCCKQCPVGSGAHPQLGDPMQADGPRGCRFAGQWFPESQSWHPSVPPFGEMSCITCRCGAGVPHCERDDCSLPLSCGSGKESRCCSRCMAHQRPAPETRTDPELEKEAEGS; encoded by the exons ATGCCGAGCCTCCCGGCCCCGCCGGCCCCGCTGCTGCTCCTCGGGCTGCTGCTGCTCGGCTCCTGGCCGGCCCGCGGCGCCGGCCCCGAGCCCCCCGCGCTGCCCATCCGTTCCGAGAAGGAGCCGCTGCCCGTTCGGGGAGCGGCAG GCTGCTCCTTCGGCGGGAAGGTCTATGCCTTGGACGAGACGTGGCACCCGGACCTGGGGGAGCCCTTCGGGGTGATGCGCTGCGTGCTGTGCGCCTGCGAGGCG CCTCAGTGGGGTCGCCGTACCAGGGTCCCTGGCAGGGTCAGCTGCAAGAACATCAAACCAGAGTGCCCAACCCTGGCCTGTGGGCAGCCGCGGCAGCTGCCAGGACACTGCTGCCAGTCCTGCCCCCAGG AGCGCAGCAGTTCGGAGCGGCAGCCGAGCGGCCTGTCCTTCGAGTATCCGCGGGACCCGGAGCATCGCAGTTATAGCGACCGCGGGGAGCCAGGCGCTGAGGAGCGGGCCCGTGGTGACGGCCACACGG ACTTCGTGGCGCTGCTGACAGGGCCGAGGTCGCAGGCGGTGGCACGAGCCCGAGTGTCGCTGCTGCGCTCTAGCCTCCGCTTCTCCATCTCCTACAGGCG GCTGGACCGCCCTACCAGGGTCCGCTTCTCAGACTCCAATGGCAGTGTCCTGTTTGAGCACCCTGCAGCCCCCACCCAAGATGGCCTG GTCTGTGGGGTGTGGCGGGCAGTGCCTCGGTTGTCTCTGCGGCTCCTTAGGGCAGAACAGCTGCATGTGGCACTTGTGACACTCACTCACCCTTCAGGGGAGGTCTGGGGGCCTCTCATCCGGCACCGGGCCCTGGCTGCAG AGACCTTCAGTGCCATCCTGACTCTAGAAGGCCCCCCACAGCAGGGCATAGGGGGCATCACCCTGCTCACTCTCAGTGACACAGAGGACTCCTTGCATTTTTTGCTGCTCTTCCGAGggctgctggaacccaggagtggGGGTAAGTGGGATGGGGGCAAAACATGTGAGAAGGTTAGGGAGAGCACCTGTCTCAGAAAGGCCCACATGTGCGGCCTTGCAGGACTAACCCAGGTTCCCTTGAGGCTCCAGATTCTACACCAGGGGCAGCTACTGCGAGAACTTCAGGCCAATGTCTCAGCCCAG GAACCAGGCTTTGCTGAGGTGCTGCCCAACCTGACAGTCCAGGAGATGGACTGGCTGGTGCTGGGGGAGCTGCAGATGGCCCTGGAGAGGGCAGGCAGGCCAGGGCTGCGCATCAGTGGACACATTGCTGCCAGGAAGAGCTGCGACG TCCTGCAAAGTGTCCTTTGTGGGGCTGATGCCCTGATCCCAGTCCAGACGGGTGCTGCCGGCTCGGCCAGCCTCACGCTGCTAGGAAATGGCTCCCTGATCTATCAG GTGCAAGTGGTAGGGACAAGCAGTGAGGTGGTAGCCATGACACTGGAGACCAAGCCTCAGCGGAGGGATCAGCGCACTGTCCTGTGCCACATGGCTGGACTCCAGCCAGGAGGACACACG gccGTGGGTATCTGCCCTGGGCTGGGTGCCCGAGGGGCTCATATGCTGCTGCAGAATGAGCTCTTCCTGAACGTGGGCACCAAGGACTTCCCAGACGGAGAGCTTCGGGGGCACGTGGCTGCCCTGCCCTACAGTGGGCATAGCGCGCGCCATGACA CACTGCCCGTGCCCCTAGCAGGAGCCTTGGTGCTACCCCCTGTGAAGAGCCAAGCAGCAGGGCACGCCTGGCTGTCCCTGGATACCCACTGTCACCTGCACTATGAAGTGCtgctggctgggcttggtggctcagaaCAAGGCACTGTCACTGCCCACCTCCTGGGGCCTCCTGGCACGCCAGGGCCTCGGCGGCTGCTGAAGGGATTCTATGGCTCAGAG gcccagggtgtggtgaAGGACCTGGAGCCGGAGCTGCTGCGGCACCTGGCAAAAGGCATGGCCTCCCTACTGATCACCACCAAGGGTAGCCCCAGAGGGGAGCTCCGAGGGCAG GTGCACATCGCCAACCAATGTGAGGTGGGCGGACTGCGCCTGGAGGCGGCCGGGGCCGAGGGGGTGCGGGCGCCAGGGACTCCAGATACAGCCTCTGCTGCGCCGCCTGTGGTGCCTGGTCTCCCGGCCCTAGCACCCGCCAAACCTGGTGGTCCTGGACGGCCCCGAGACCCCAATACATGCTTCTTCGAGGGGCAGCAGCGCCCCCACGGGGCTCGCTGGGCGCCCAACTACGACCCTCTCTGCTCCCTCTGCACCTGCCAG AGACGAACGGTGATCTGTGACCCGGTGGTGTGCCCACCGCCCAGCTGCCCACACCCGGTGCAGGCTCCCGACCAGTGCTGCCCTGTTTGCCCTG AGAAACAAGATGTCAGAGACCTGCCAGGGCTGCTGAGGAGCCGGGACCCAGGAGAGG GCTGCTATTTTGATGGTGACCGGAGCTGGCGGGCAGCGGGTACGCGGTGGCACCCCGTTGTGCCCCCCTTTGGCTTAATTAAGTGTGCTGTCTGCACCTGCAAG GGGGGCACTGGAGAGGTGCACTGTGAGAAGGTACAGTGTCCCCGGCTGgcctgtgcccagcctgtccGTGTCAACCCCACTGACTGCTGCAAACAGTGTCCAG TGGGGTCGGGGGCCCACCCCCAGCTGGGGGACCCCATGCAGGCTGATGGGCCCCGGGGCTGCCGTTTTGCTGGGCAGTGGTTCCCAGAGAGTCAGAGCTGGCACCCCTCAGTGCCCCCTTTTGGAGAGATGAGCTGTATCACCTGCCGATGTGGG GCAGGGGTGCCTCACTGTGAGCGGGATGACTGTTCACTGCCACTGTCCTGCGGCTCGGGGAAGGAGAGTCGATGCTGTTCCCGCTGCATGGCCCACCAGCGGC CAGCCCCAGAGACCAGAACTGATCCAGAGCTGGAGAAAGAAGCCGAAGGCTCTTAG
- the CHRD gene encoding chordin isoform X3 produces the protein MPSLPAPPAPLLLLGLLLLGSWPARGAGPEPPALPIRSEKEPLPVRGAAGCSFGGKVYALDETWHPDLGEPFGVMRCVLCACEAPQWGRRTRVPGRVSCKNIKPECPTLACGQPRQLPGHCCQSCPQERSSSERQPSGLSFEYPRDPEHRSYSDRGEPGAEERARGDGHTDFVALLTGPRSQAVARARVSLLRSSLRFSISYRRLDRPTRVRFSDSNGSVLFEHPAAPTQDGLVCGVWRAVPRLSLRLLRAEQLHVALVTLTHPSGEVWGPLIRHRALAAETFSAILTLEGPPQQGIGGITLLTLSDTEDSLHFLLLFRGLLEPRSGGLTQVPLRLQILHQGQLLRELQANVSAQEPGFAEVLPNLTVQEMDWLVLGELQMALERAGRPGLRISGHIAARKSCDVLQSVLCGADALIPVQTGAAGSASLTLLGNGSLIYQVQVVGTSSEVVAMTLETKPQRRDQRTVLCHMAGLQPGGHTAVGICPGLGARGAHMLLQNELFLNVGTKDFPDGELRGHVAALPYSGHSARHDTLPVPLAGALVLPPVKSQAAGHAWLSLDTHCHLHYEVLLAGLGGSEQGTVTAHLLGPPGTPGPRRLLKGFYGSEAQGVVKDLEPELLRHLAKGMASLLITTKGSPRGELRGQVHIANQCEVGGLRLEAAGAEGVRAPGTPDTASAAPPVVPGLPALAPAKPGGPGRPRDPNTCFFEGQQRPHGARWAPNYDPLCSLCTCQRRTVICDPVVCPPPSCPHPVQAPDQCCPVCPEKQDVRDLPGLLRSRDPGEGCYFDGDRSWRAAGTRWHPVVPPFGLIKCAVCTCKGGTGEVHCEKVQCPRLACAQPVRVNPTDCCKQCPVGSGAHPQLGDPMQADGPRGCRFAGQWFPESQSWHPSVPPFGEMSCITCRCGAGVPHCERDDCSLPLSCGSGKESRCCSRCMAHQRPAPETRTDPELEKEAEGS, from the exons ATGCCGAGCCTCCCGGCCCCGCCGGCCCCGCTGCTGCTCCTCGGGCTGCTGCTGCTCGGCTCCTGGCCGGCCCGCGGCGCCGGCCCCGAGCCCCCCGCGCTGCCCATCCGTTCCGAGAAGGAGCCGCTGCCCGTTCGGGGAGCGGCAG GCTGCTCCTTCGGCGGGAAGGTCTATGCCTTGGACGAGACGTGGCACCCGGACCTGGGGGAGCCCTTCGGGGTGATGCGCTGCGTGCTGTGCGCCTGCGAGGCG CCTCAGTGGGGTCGCCGTACCAGGGTCCCTGGCAGGGTCAGCTGCAAGAACATCAAACCAGAGTGCCCAACCCTGGCCTGTGGGCAGCCGCGGCAGCTGCCAGGACACTGCTGCCAGTCCTGCCCCCAGG AGCGCAGCAGTTCGGAGCGGCAGCCGAGCGGCCTGTCCTTCGAGTATCCGCGGGACCCGGAGCATCGCAGTTATAGCGACCGCGGGGAGCCAGGCGCTGAGGAGCGGGCCCGTGGTGACGGCCACACGG ACTTCGTGGCGCTGCTGACAGGGCCGAGGTCGCAGGCGGTGGCACGAGCCCGAGTGTCGCTGCTGCGCTCTAGCCTCCGCTTCTCCATCTCCTACAGGCG GCTGGACCGCCCTACCAGGGTCCGCTTCTCAGACTCCAATGGCAGTGTCCTGTTTGAGCACCCTGCAGCCCCCACCCAAGATGGCCTG GTCTGTGGGGTGTGGCGGGCAGTGCCTCGGTTGTCTCTGCGGCTCCTTAGGGCAGAACAGCTGCATGTGGCACTTGTGACACTCACTCACCCTTCAGGGGAGGTCTGGGGGCCTCTCATCCGGCACCGGGCCCTGGCTGCAG AGACCTTCAGTGCCATCCTGACTCTAGAAGGCCCCCCACAGCAGGGCATAGGGGGCATCACCCTGCTCACTCTCAGTGACACAGAGGACTCCTTGCATTTTTTGCTGCTCTTCCGAGggctgctggaacccaggagtggGG GACTAACCCAGGTTCCCTTGAGGCTCCAGATTCTACACCAGGGGCAGCTACTGCGAGAACTTCAGGCCAATGTCTCAGCCCAG GAACCAGGCTTTGCTGAGGTGCTGCCCAACCTGACAGTCCAGGAGATGGACTGGCTGGTGCTGGGGGAGCTGCAGATGGCCCTGGAGAGGGCAGGCAGGCCAGGGCTGCGCATCAGTGGACACATTGCTGCCAGGAAGAGCTGCGACG TCCTGCAAAGTGTCCTTTGTGGGGCTGATGCCCTGATCCCAGTCCAGACGGGTGCTGCCGGCTCGGCCAGCCTCACGCTGCTAGGAAATGGCTCCCTGATCTATCAG GTGCAAGTGGTAGGGACAAGCAGTGAGGTGGTAGCCATGACACTGGAGACCAAGCCTCAGCGGAGGGATCAGCGCACTGTCCTGTGCCACATGGCTGGACTCCAGCCAGGAGGACACACG gccGTGGGTATCTGCCCTGGGCTGGGTGCCCGAGGGGCTCATATGCTGCTGCAGAATGAGCTCTTCCTGAACGTGGGCACCAAGGACTTCCCAGACGGAGAGCTTCGGGGGCACGTGGCTGCCCTGCCCTACAGTGGGCATAGCGCGCGCCATGACA CACTGCCCGTGCCCCTAGCAGGAGCCTTGGTGCTACCCCCTGTGAAGAGCCAAGCAGCAGGGCACGCCTGGCTGTCCCTGGATACCCACTGTCACCTGCACTATGAAGTGCtgctggctgggcttggtggctcagaaCAAGGCACTGTCACTGCCCACCTCCTGGGGCCTCCTGGCACGCCAGGGCCTCGGCGGCTGCTGAAGGGATTCTATGGCTCAGAG gcccagggtgtggtgaAGGACCTGGAGCCGGAGCTGCTGCGGCACCTGGCAAAAGGCATGGCCTCCCTACTGATCACCACCAAGGGTAGCCCCAGAGGGGAGCTCCGAGGGCAG GTGCACATCGCCAACCAATGTGAGGTGGGCGGACTGCGCCTGGAGGCGGCCGGGGCCGAGGGGGTGCGGGCGCCAGGGACTCCAGATACAGCCTCTGCTGCGCCGCCTGTGGTGCCTGGTCTCCCGGCCCTAGCACCCGCCAAACCTGGTGGTCCTGGACGGCCCCGAGACCCCAATACATGCTTCTTCGAGGGGCAGCAGCGCCCCCACGGGGCTCGCTGGGCGCCCAACTACGACCCTCTCTGCTCCCTCTGCACCTGCCAG AGACGAACGGTGATCTGTGACCCGGTGGTGTGCCCACCGCCCAGCTGCCCACACCCGGTGCAGGCTCCCGACCAGTGCTGCCCTGTTTGCCCTG AGAAACAAGATGTCAGAGACCTGCCAGGGCTGCTGAGGAGCCGGGACCCAGGAGAGG GCTGCTATTTTGATGGTGACCGGAGCTGGCGGGCAGCGGGTACGCGGTGGCACCCCGTTGTGCCCCCCTTTGGCTTAATTAAGTGTGCTGTCTGCACCTGCAAG GGGGGCACTGGAGAGGTGCACTGTGAGAAGGTACAGTGTCCCCGGCTGgcctgtgcccagcctgtccGTGTCAACCCCACTGACTGCTGCAAACAGTGTCCAG TGGGGTCGGGGGCCCACCCCCAGCTGGGGGACCCCATGCAGGCTGATGGGCCCCGGGGCTGCCGTTTTGCTGGGCAGTGGTTCCCAGAGAGTCAGAGCTGGCACCCCTCAGTGCCCCCTTTTGGAGAGATGAGCTGTATCACCTGCCGATGTGGG GCAGGGGTGCCTCACTGTGAGCGGGATGACTGTTCACTGCCACTGTCCTGCGGCTCGGGGAAGGAGAGTCGATGCTGTTCCCGCTGCATGGCCCACCAGCGGC CAGCCCCAGAGACCAGAACTGATCCAGAGCTGGAGAAAGAAGCCGAAGGCTCTTAG